A region from the uncultured Ilyobacter sp. genome encodes:
- the map gene encoding type I methionyl aminopeptidase, translated as MIVYKTIDEIKKIKEANQIIARLYEEILPKYIKAGISTLEINQIIDDYIRSQGAFPASMGVGGPENPYPAGSCISVNEEVVHGIPRAEKILMDGDIVSIDVVTELNGFYGDSAITFPVGEIDEESKRLLEVTKKSREIGIEMAVAGNRLGDIGNAIQKFVESNGFSVVRDFCGHGIGKSMHEDPAIPNFGRKGRGLKIENGMVLAIEPMVNCGSYKVNILGDGWTAVTKDGKRSAHFEHSVAIIEGKPVILSQLD; from the coding sequence ATGATTGTTTATAAAACTATAGATGAAATAAAAAAGATAAAAGAAGCCAATCAGATAATAGCCCGTCTATATGAAGAGATTTTGCCAAAATATATAAAGGCCGGGATTTCTACACTAGAGATAAATCAAATCATAGATGATTATATAAGATCTCAGGGTGCTTTTCCTGCTAGTATGGGGGTGGGTGGACCTGAAAATCCATACCCTGCAGGATCTTGTATATCAGTAAATGAAGAAGTGGTACACGGAATACCACGTGCAGAGAAGATTTTAATGGACGGAGATATTGTAAGTATAGACGTTGTTACAGAATTAAATGGATTTTATGGAGACTCGGCAATAACTTTTCCTGTAGGTGAGATAGATGAAGAGTCCAAGAGATTGCTTGAAGTCACGAAAAAATCCAGAGAAATAGGTATAGAGATGGCAGTGGCAGGGAACAGACTCGGAGACATAGGCAACGCCATACAGAAATTTGTAGAATCTAACGGTTTTTCTGTTGTGAGGGATTTTTGCGGACATGGAATCGGAAAATCCATGCACGAGGACCCCGCTATTCCGAACTTTGGAAGAAAAGGCAGAGGTTTAAAAATAGAAAATGGAATGGTGCTGGCGATTGAGCCGATGGTCAACTGCGGTTCTTATAAAGTGAATATTCTAGGTGACGGATGGACAGCCGTAACCAAAGATGGAAAAAGGTCAGCTCACTTTGAACACTCTGTTGCTATAATCGAAGGAAAACCAGTGATTTTGAGTCAATTGGACTAG
- a CDS encoding adenylate kinase has translation MNIMLFGAPGAGKGTQAKFLIEKYGIPQISTGDILRSAIAEGTKMGLEAKKYMDEGKLVPDSTIIGIIRDRLAKEDCKKGFILDGFPRTLAQAEALEELMKEMSISLDKVISLNVPDEMIVGRITGRRVCKSCGASFHVEFNPSKVEGKCDFCGGELITRKDDTAETVERRLEEYHSQTAPLFDFYKEKGVLAELDGTKDVAEVTKDIVSILG, from the coding sequence ATGAACATTATGTTATTTGGTGCTCCAGGAGCAGGGAAAGGGACCCAGGCTAAATTTTTAATCGAAAAATACGGAATCCCTCAAATTTCCACTGGAGATATACTGAGATCTGCAATTGCAGAGGGAACAAAAATGGGACTAGAAGCTAAAAAATACATGGATGAGGGAAAACTTGTTCCAGATTCAACAATAATAGGAATAATAAGAGACAGACTTGCAAAAGAAGACTGTAAAAAAGGATTTATTCTTGACGGATTTCCTAGAACTCTTGCCCAGGCAGAAGCCCTGGAAGAACTTATGAAAGAGATGAGCATATCTCTAGATAAGGTAATATCGTTAAATGTACCTGACGAGATGATAGTGGGAAGAATAACAGGTAGAAGGGTATGTAAAAGCTGTGGTGCATCCTTCCATGTGGAATTTAACCCTTCTAAAGTTGAAGGGAAATGTGACTTCTGCGGTGGAGAACTTATAACTAGAAAAGATGATACTGCAGAGACAGTGGAAAGAAGACTGGAAGAATATCACTCACAAACAGCTCCTCTTTTTGACTTCTACAAGGAGAAAGGTGTCCTTGCAGAACTTGACGGGACAAAGGATGTAGCTGAGGTAACTAAGGATATAGTTTCTATCCTTGGGTAA
- the secY gene encoding preprotein translocase subunit SecY — MTLLERFNEKVNAIGKIPELKQKIIFTLLMFLIARVGTHIPAPGVDIDRLASMTAQNDLLGYINMFSGGAFQRVSIFALGVMPYINASIVVSLLAVIIPKLEEIQKEGESGRNKVTQWTRYLTIVVAMIQGFGVCMWLQSAGLVTTPGFGFVTTTVTTLTAGTVFLMWVGEQISLKGVGNGISLLIFLNVISRMPSTVVQTVQNMKGSKFLIPILVIVAAFAVLTVAGIVVFQLGQRKIPIHYVGRGFSGKGGVAQSTYLPLKLNTAGVMPVIFASVLMMIPSLIVSSLPADMPGRIMLGRLFTQTHPVYLVTYAALIMFFSFFYTAIMFDPEKVADNLKQGGGTIPGIRPGEETVVYLENVVTKITWGGAAFLALVSVLPIAIFSSMGLPVFFGGTGIIIVVGVALDTVQQINAHLVMKEYKGFL; from the coding sequence TTGACTTTGTTAGAAAGATTCAATGAAAAGGTAAATGCCATAGGCAAAATACCTGAGCTGAAACAAAAGATTATCTTCACTCTGTTGATGTTCTTGATCGCCAGAGTAGGGACACATATCCCTGCTCCTGGCGTGGACATTGACAGGTTAGCATCAATGACAGCTCAGAATGACCTTCTTGGCTATATAAATATGTTTTCAGGAGGAGCCTTTCAAAGAGTCTCCATTTTTGCGCTTGGAGTAATGCCTTACATCAATGCATCCATCGTGGTGAGTTTACTGGCAGTTATTATTCCTAAGCTCGAGGAGATTCAAAAAGAAGGCGAATCCGGAAGAAACAAGGTCACTCAGTGGACCAGATATCTGACCATTGTGGTTGCAATGATACAGGGATTTGGTGTATGTATGTGGCTTCAGTCTGCGGGCCTTGTTACAACTCCAGGGTTTGGATTTGTAACAACAACTGTCACAACACTTACAGCGGGAACTGTGTTTCTTATGTGGGTGGGAGAACAGATATCTCTAAAGGGTGTAGGAAACGGGATCTCACTTCTGATATTCTTAAATGTAATATCTAGAATGCCATCAACGGTTGTACAAACAGTACAAAACATGAAAGGTAGTAAGTTCCTTATTCCGATTCTTGTGATAGTAGCAGCTTTTGCAGTTTTGACTGTTGCTGGAATAGTAGTATTTCAACTGGGACAGAGAAAAATACCTATTCACTATGTGGGAAGAGGATTTAGCGGTAAAGGCGGAGTGGCTCAAAGCACTTACCTTCCATTAAAACTCAACACTGCTGGTGTAATGCCGGTAATCTTTGCTTCGGTACTTATGATGATTCCATCTCTTATAGTAAGTTCGTTGCCAGCAGATATGCCTGGAAGAATAATGTTAGGAAGACTATTTACTCAAACTCATCCTGTTTACTTAGTAACTTATGCAGCTTTGATTATGTTTTTCTCATTTTTCTATACGGCCATCATGTTTGATCCTGAGAAAGTTGCAGACAACTTGAAACAGGGCGGAGGAACTATCCCAGGGATAAGACCTGGAGAAGAGACAGTTGTATATTTGGAAAATGTTGTCACAAAGATTACCTGGGGAGGAGCAGCATTTCTTGCGTTGGTGTCAGTACTGCCTATAGCTATATTCAGTTCAATGGGACTTCCTGTATTTTTCGGAGGAACTGGTATCATAATAGTTGTTGGAGTTGCACTTGATACTGTACAACAGATAAATGCTCACCTTGTAATGAAGGAATATAAAGGGTTTTTATAA
- the rplO gene encoding 50S ribosomal protein L15 codes for MKLNELKPSVPRKDRKRIGRGESSGTGKTGGKGHNGQKSRSGSYVHPGFEGGQMPLIRRVPKRGFSNSLFRKDYAVVNLDTLNRFEEGSVVTPEALREAGIVKKMMAGLKVLGKGSLEKKLTVKAHKISATAKEAIEAQGGVVEIIEVKTFADIAGNNK; via the coding sequence ATGAAATTAAACGAATTAAAGCCTTCTGTACCTAGGAAAGACAGAAAAAGAATCGGAAGAGGAGAGTCTTCTGGTACTGGTAAAACTGGAGGTAAAGGACATAACGGACAAAAGTCAAGATCAGGTTCTTATGTTCATCCTGGATTTGAAGGTGGACAAATGCCTTTAATCAGAAGAGTGCCTAAGAGAGGATTCTCTAACTCACTTTTCAGAAAAGATTATGCAGTTGTTAATCTTGATACTTTAAACAGATTTGAAGAAGGATCTGTAGTGACTCCAGAAGCTTTAAGAGAAGCTGGAATTGTTAAAAAAATGATGGCTGGTCTAAAAGTTCTTGGAAAAGGATCTTTAGAGAAAAAGCTTACGGTAAAAGCTCATAAAATTTCTGCAACTGCCAAAGAAGCCATCGAAGCTCAAGGTGGAGTAGTAGAAATCATAGAAGTTAAGACTTTTGCTGACATCGCTGGAAACAACAAGTAA
- the rpmD gene encoding 50S ribosomal protein L30, giving the protein MAKLRIKLVKSMIGRKPNHIATVKSLGLKKINNVVELEATPDIVGKVHLVSYLLNVEEV; this is encoded by the coding sequence ATGGCAAAGCTTAGAATTAAGCTTGTAAAAAGCATGATCGGAAGAAAGCCTAACCATATAGCAACTGTAAAGTCGCTAGGGCTTAAGAAGATAAATAACGTTGTAGAACTAGAAGCAACACCTGATATCGTAGGGAAAGTTCATTTAGTATCTTACCTACTCAATGTAGAGGAGGTGTAA
- the rpsE gene encoding 30S ribosomal protein S5, protein MSKFVNREEKQFEEKILTISRVSKTTKGGRTISFSVLAAVGDEKGKVGIGLGKANGVPDAIKKAIAAAKRNMITVSLKGTTIPHEIIGKWGATSIWMAPAHEGTGVIAGSACREILELAGLHNILTKIRGSRTKGNVARATIEGLRELRTAEQIATLRGKEVKDILS, encoded by the coding sequence TTGTCTAAGTTTGTAAATAGAGAAGAAAAACAATTTGAAGAAAAGATACTAACTATATCTAGAGTTTCTAAAACCACAAAAGGTGGAAGAACTATATCTTTCTCAGTTCTGGCTGCGGTTGGAGATGAGAAGGGTAAAGTAGGTATAGGACTAGGAAAAGCTAACGGCGTACCTGATGCAATCAAGAAGGCTATAGCTGCTGCAAAAAGAAATATGATCACAGTATCTCTTAAAGGAACTACTATTCCTCATGAAATCATTGGAAAATGGGGAGCTACTTCAATCTGGATGGCTCCAGCTCATGAAGGTACAGGAGTAATAGCAGGTTCTGCTTGTAGAGAAATTCTAGAGTTGGCAGGTCTACACAACATCCTTACAAAGATCAGAGGATCTAGAACTAAGGGAAATGTTGCAAGAGCGACTATAGAAGGTTTAAGAGAGCTTAGAACAGCTGAGCAAATCGCTACTTTAAGAGGTAAAGAAGTAAAGGATATCTTAAGCTAG
- the rplR gene encoding 50S ribosomal protein L18, giving the protein MFKKVDRQAVRKRKQLSIRSKISGTAERPRLSVYRSNDNIFAQLIDDVNGATLVAASTIDKEIKSDVKHGGNVESAVLVGKAIAERATAKGITNIVFDRSGYVYTGRIAALAEAAREAGLKF; this is encoded by the coding sequence TTGTTTAAAAAGGTTGACAGACAAGCTGTAAGAAAAAGAAAACAATTATCTATCAGAAGTAAAATTTCTGGTACAGCTGAGAGACCAAGACTTTCTGTATATAGATCTAACGATAACATCTTTGCTCAACTTATCGATGACGTTAATGGAGCTACACTAGTAGCCGCATCAACAATCGATAAAGAGATCAAATCAGATGTTAAACACGGAGGAAATGTTGAATCTGCTGTGTTAGTAGGGAAAGCTATTGCTGAGAGAGCTACGGCTAAAGGAATAACTAACATTGTATTTGACAGATCTGGATATGTATACACAGGAAGGATTGCTGCTCTTGCTGAAGCTGCAAGAGAAGCAGGTCTGAAATTCTAA
- the rplF gene encoding 50S ribosomal protein L6 codes for MSRVGRKPILVPAGVEITVNEDNQVAVKGPKGTLTNEFSKELTINIENNEVVVVRPNDLPQMRALHGTTRALINNMVLGVSQGFRKTLNLVGVGYRAAAKGKGLELSLGYSHPVLINEVEGITFTVEKNTVIHIDGIEKQVVGQIASEIRSKRAPEPYKGKGVKYSDEVVRRKEGKKS; via the coding sequence ATGTCAAGAGTAGGTAGAAAACCTATTTTAGTGCCTGCTGGTGTTGAGATTACAGTTAACGAAGACAATCAAGTTGCTGTAAAAGGACCAAAAGGGACTTTAACTAATGAATTTTCAAAAGAATTAACTATAAACATTGAAAACAATGAAGTTGTTGTGGTAAGACCTAACGATCTTCCACAAATGAGAGCACTCCACGGGACTACAAGAGCCCTTATCAATAACATGGTATTAGGAGTAAGCCAAGGCTTCAGAAAAACTCTTAACCTAGTAGGTGTAGGTTACAGAGCAGCAGCAAAGGGAAAAGGACTAGAGTTATCTTTAGGATACTCTCACCCAGTTCTTATCAACGAAGTTGAAGGGATAACATTCACTGTAGAAAAAAATACAGTTATTCATATAGACGGGATTGAAAAACAGGTAGTCGGACAGATTGCTTCTGAGATCAGATCAAAGAGAGCTCCTGAGCCGTATAAAGGAAAAGGTGTTAAGTACTCGGACGAGGTTGTTAGAAGAAAAGAAGGAAAAAAATCGTAA
- the rpsH gene encoding 30S ribosomal protein S8: MYLTDPIADMLTRVRNANAVMHEKADVPHSNAKERIAEILKEEGYISNFKVITDGNKKNIRVYLRYSGKERIIKGIKRISKPGRRVYSSVEEMPRVLSGLGIAIVSTSKGIITDKVARRENLGGEVLAFVW; this comes from the coding sequence ATGTATTTAACAGATCCAATCGCTGATATGTTAACAAGAGTAAGAAATGCCAATGCAGTAATGCATGAAAAGGCAGATGTTCCTCACTCGAATGCAAAAGAAAGAATCGCTGAGATTCTTAAAGAAGAAGGATATATTTCTAACTTTAAAGTAATAACTGATGGAAATAAAAAGAATATCAGAGTATATCTTAGATATTCTGGAAAAGAAAGAATTATTAAAGGAATTAAGAGAATTTCTAAGCCTGGAAGAAGAGTTTACTCTTCTGTAGAAGAAATGCCAAGAGTATTGTCTGGTTTAGGAATCGCCATAGTTTCTACTTCTAAAGGAATTATCACTGATAAAGTCGCTAGAAGAGAAAACTTAGGTGGAGAAGTACTTGCATTCGTTTGGTAA
- the rpsN gene encoding 30S ribosomal protein S14 yields the protein MAKKSMIARDVKRAELCDKYAAKRAELKKRVNDGDMEAAFELNKLPKNASPVRKRNRCQLDGRPRGYMREFGISRVKFRQLAGAGLIPGIKKSSW from the coding sequence ATGGCCAAAAAGTCAATGATCGCTAGAGACGTCAAGAGAGCCGAACTTTGCGATAAATACGCTGCTAAAAGAGCAGAATTGAAAAAAAGAGTAAATGACGGTGATATGGAAGCTGCATTTGAGCTTAATAAATTACCAAAAAATGCGTCACCTGTTAGAAAAAGAAACAGATGTCAATTAGACGGTAGACCAAGAGGGTACATGAGAGAATTTGGAATCTCGAGGGTAAAATTTAGACAATTAGCCGGTGCTGGTTTAATCCCTGGTATTAAAAAGTCATCTTGGTAA
- the rplE gene encoding 50S ribosomal protein L5 codes for MSKYVSRYHKFYNEEIVTTLMKELELKNVMECPKLEKIVVNMGVGEATQNSKLIDAALSDLTIISGQKPIVRKARKSEAGFKLREDMPIGVKVTLRKERMYDFLDRLVNVVLPRVRDFEGVSANAFDGRGNYSIGLRDQLVFPEIDYDKVDKLLGMSITIVSSSKSDEEGRALLKAFGMPFKK; via the coding sequence GTGTCTAAATACGTTTCTAGATATCATAAGTTTTACAATGAAGAAATAGTTACTACTCTTATGAAAGAGTTAGAACTTAAAAATGTAATGGAATGCCCTAAGCTAGAAAAAATCGTAGTTAACATGGGTGTAGGCGAAGCTACTCAAAACTCAAAGCTTATCGATGCAGCCCTAAGTGATCTTACAATTATTTCTGGACAGAAGCCAATAGTTAGAAAAGCTAGAAAGTCTGAAGCAGGATTCAAACTTAGAGAAGATATGCCTATCGGTGTAAAAGTTACTCTAAGAAAAGAAAGAATGTACGACTTTTTAGATAGATTAGTAAACGTAGTGCTTCCAAGGGTTAGAGATTTCGAAGGAGTTTCTGCAAATGCTTTTGACGGAAGAGGAAACTATTCTATAGGTCTTAGAGACCAATTAGTTTTCCCTGAAATCGATTATGATAAAGTTGATAAACTACTTGGAATGTCTATCACTATCGTTTCTTCTTCCAAATCGGATGAAGAAGGAAGAGCATTACTTAAGGCTTTCGGAATGCCTTTTAAAAAGTAA
- the rplX gene encoding 50S ribosomal protein L24, producing the protein MHVKTGDTVYVISGKDKGKTGKVLQVFTKKGKVVVEGINVVTKHMKPTPMNPQGGVVTKPAPIFSSKVMLFDEKAGKPTKTGFKFVDGKKVRYSKVSGEVL; encoded by the coding sequence ATGCACGTTAAGACTGGAGACACAGTTTATGTGATTTCAGGAAAAGATAAAGGTAAGACTGGAAAAGTACTACAAGTTTTTACTAAAAAAGGTAAAGTTGTAGTAGAGGGAATAAATGTAGTAACTAAGCATATGAAGCCAACTCCAATGAACCCACAAGGTGGAGTTGTAACTAAACCAGCTCCCATTTTCTCATCAAAAGTTATGCTATTTGATGAGAAAGCTGGAAAACCTACAAAAACTGGATTTAAATTTGTGGATGGGAAAAAAGTAAGATACTCAAAAGTATCAGGAGAAGTTTTATAA
- the rplN gene encoding 50S ribosomal protein L14: MVQQQTILNVADNSGAKKIMVIRVLGGSRRRFGKIGDIVVASVKEASPGGNVKKGDVVKAVIVRTRKELRREDGSYIKFDDNAAVVLNNNLEARATRIFGPVARELRAKNFMKIVSLAPEVL; the protein is encoded by the coding sequence ATGGTACAACAACAAACTATCCTTAATGTTGCTGATAATTCTGGTGCTAAGAAAATAATGGTAATCAGAGTACTAGGTGGTTCTAGAAGAAGATTTGGTAAAATCGGTGACATTGTTGTGGCATCAGTTAAAGAGGCATCACCTGGCGGAAACGTTAAAAAAGGAGATGTAGTAAAAGCTGTAATAGTTAGAACAAGAAAAGAATTAAGAAGAGAAGATGGTTCTTACATCAAATTTGATGATAATGCTGCAGTTGTATTAAACAACAACTTAGAAGCAAGAGCTACAAGAATCTTTGGCCCAGTTGCAAGAGAGCTAAGAGCTAAAAACTTTATGAAAATAGTTTCCCTTGCACCAGAAGTATTATAA
- the rpsQ gene encoding 30S ribosomal protein S17 encodes MRNDRKVREGIVVSDKMDKTIVVLEESMKLHPIYKKRMKSSNKFKAHDENNVAKTGDKVKIMETRPLSKDKRWRLVEIIEKAK; translated from the coding sequence TTGAGAAACGATAGAAAAGTTAGAGAAGGTATTGTTGTTTCTGACAAGATGGACAAAACCATCGTTGTTTTAGAAGAATCAATGAAATTACACCCGATCTATAAGAAGAGAATGAAATCATCAAACAAGTTCAAAGCTCACGATGAAAATAATGTAGCTAAAACTGGTGATAAAGTAAAAATTATGGAAACTAGGCCATTATCTAAAGATAAGAGATGGAGACTAGTTGAGATTATAGAAAAAGCTAAATAA
- the rpmC gene encoding 50S ribosomal protein L29, whose product MRAKEIKEISTEDLVVKCKELKEELFNLKFQLSLGQLTNTAKIRQVRRDIARIKTDLNER is encoded by the coding sequence ATGAGAGCTAAAGAGATAAAAGAGATATCAACTGAAGACTTAGTTGTTAAATGCAAAGAGCTTAAGGAAGAACTTTTCAACCTGAAGTTCCAACTTTCATTAGGTCAACTTACTAACACTGCTAAAATCAGACAAGTTAGAAGAGACATTGCAAGAATTAAAACTGACTTAAACGAAAGATAA
- the rplP gene encoding 50S ribosomal protein L16 encodes MLMPKRTKHRKMFRGRMKGKAQKGNTVAFGDFGLMAMEPHWITNRQIESCRVAINRTFKREGTTYIRIFPDKPITARPAGVRMGKGKGNVEGWVAVVKPGRIMFEVSGVTEERALEALRKATMKLPIRCKIVKRENGGETNES; translated from the coding sequence ATGTTAATGCCTAAAAGAACTAAACACAGAAAAATGTTTAGAGGTAGAATGAAAGGTAAAGCACAAAAAGGTAATACTGTTGCTTTTGGAGATTTTGGACTAATGGCAATGGAGCCTCATTGGATTACTAATAGACAAATTGAATCTTGTAGAGTAGCTATAAACAGAACTTTCAAAAGAGAGGGTACTACTTACATCAGGATATTCCCTGACAAGCCAATTACTGCAAGACCTGCAGGGGTAAGGATGGGTAAAGGTAAAGGAAACGTTGAAGGTTGGGTAGCAGTTGTGAAACCTGGAAGGATTATGTTTGAGGTTTCAGGAGTAACTGAAGAAAGAGCTCTAGAAGCACTAAGAAAAGCTACGATGAAACTACCTATCAGATGTAAAATTGTAAAAAGAGAGAATGGTGGTGAAACTAATGAGAGCTAA
- the rpsC gene encoding 30S ribosomal protein S3, with amino-acid sequence MGQKVDPRGLRLGITRTWDSNWYADKKEYAKYFHEDITIREVIKKTYYHAGISKIRIERTSPSHVVVFIHTAKAGIVIGRKGAEIESLKRKLEKLTGKKLTIKVQEEKGFNTDAVLVAENIATGIERRVAYKRAINQAVMRAMRAGAKGIKIMASGRLNGAEIARSEWVVEGKVPLHTLRADIDYATATAQTTYGALGIKVWIFHGEVLPSKKEGGDK; translated from the coding sequence GTGGGACAAAAGGTAGATCCTAGAGGGTTAAGACTTGGAATAACAAGAACTTGGGACTCTAACTGGTATGCAGATAAAAAAGAATATGCTAAGTACTTCCATGAAGATATAACTATCAGAGAAGTTATTAAGAAGACTTATTATCACGCAGGGATTTCTAAGATCAGAATAGAAAGAACTTCACCTTCACACGTGGTTGTTTTTATTCATACAGCAAAAGCAGGTATAGTGATCGGAAGAAAAGGTGCTGAAATAGAGTCTCTTAAGAGAAAGTTAGAAAAACTGACTGGAAAGAAACTTACAATAAAAGTACAAGAAGAGAAAGGCTTCAATACAGATGCAGTTCTTGTTGCTGAGAACATCGCAACTGGAATTGAGAGAAGGGTTGCTTATAAAAGAGCGATCAATCAAGCTGTAATGAGAGCTATGAGAGCAGGAGCTAAAGGTATAAAAATAATGGCTTCTGGAAGACTTAATGGTGCTGAGATAGCTAGAAGCGAATGGGTAGTAGAAGGAAAAGTACCTCTACACACATTAAGAGCCGACATCGACTACGCGACAGCGACAGCACAAACAACTTACGGAGCGCTTGGAATTAAAGTTTGGATCTTCCATGGAGAAGTTCTTCCAAGTAAGAAGGAAGGAGGCGACAAGTAA
- the rplV gene encoding 50S ribosomal protein L22: MEARATTKYVRLSPQKARLVADLVRGKSALEALDILQFANKKAATVIKKTLASAIANATNNFDMDEEKLVVSTIMVNQGPVLKRIMPRAMGRADIIRKPTAHIVVAVSEK; the protein is encoded by the coding sequence GTGGAAGCTAGAGCAACGACCAAATATGTAAGACTATCTCCTCAAAAAGCTAGACTAGTAGCTGACTTAGTGAGAGGTAAATCAGCTTTAGAAGCGTTAGACATATTACAGTTCGCAAACAAAAAAGCTGCGACGGTTATCAAAAAAACATTGGCATCAGCAATTGCTAATGCGACTAATAACTTTGATATGGATGAAGAAAAATTAGTTGTATCTACAATAATGGTAAATCAAGGCCCGGTTCTTAAAAGAATCATGCCAAGAGCTATGGGAAGAGCTGATATCATCAGAAAACCTACAGCACATATTGTAGTAGCAGTATCTGAAAAGTAG
- the rpsS gene encoding 30S ribosomal protein S19: MARSLKKGPFCDHHLMKKVEEATASDNTKAVIKTWSRRSTIFPNFIGLTFGVYNGKKHIPVHVTEQMVGHKMGEFAPTRTYYGHGVDRKKKKK, from the coding sequence ATGGCAAGATCGTTAAAAAAAGGACCTTTCTGTGACCACCACTTAATGAAAAAAGTTGAAGAGGCAACCGCTTCTGACAATACAAAAGCAGTAATTAAAACTTGGTCAAGAAGATCGACAATATTTCCTAACTTCATAGGGTTGACTTTTGGAGTATATAACGGAAAAAAACATATACCAGTACACGTGACTGAACAAATGGTAGGACATAAAATGGGAGAATTTGCTCCGACAAGAACTTACTATGGTCACGGTGTAGACAGGAAGAAAAAGAAGAAATAA
- the rplB gene encoding 50S ribosomal protein L2, with protein MAIKKMKAMTNGTRHMSKIVNKELDMVRPEKSLTVPLKSAYGRDNYGHRTARNRQKGHKRLYRLIDFKRNKLDIPARVATLEYDPNRTANIALLFYTDGEKRYILAPKGLKKGDVVMAGSNAEVKPGNAMKLKDMPVGTQIHNIELQIGRGGQLVRSAGTAARLMAKEGTYCHVELPSGEVRLIHKECMATIGEVGNSEHQLVNIGKAGRNRHMGRRPHVRGSVMNPVDHPHGGGEGRTPVGRKGPVTPWGKPTLGYKTRGKKSSDKFIVRRRNQK; from the coding sequence ATGGCAATCAAAAAAATGAAAGCTATGACTAACGGTACAAGACATATGTCTAAAATTGTCAACAAAGAGTTAGACATGGTAAGACCTGAAAAGTCTTTAACTGTACCTTTAAAATCTGCTTATGGTAGAGATAACTACGGGCACAGAACAGCTAGAAATAGACAAAAAGGACACAAAAGACTTTACAGGTTAATAGATTTCAAAAGAAATAAACTAGACATACCAGCAAGAGTAGCAACTCTTGAGTATGACCCAAACAGAACAGCTAACATAGCTCTACTATTTTATACTGATGGAGAAAAGAGATACATACTAGCGCCTAAAGGACTAAAGAAAGGTGACGTAGTAATGGCTGGTTCAAACGCTGAAGTTAAGCCAGGAAATGCTATGAAACTTAAGGATATGCCTGTAGGTACGCAGATCCATAACATAGAGCTTCAAATTGGAAGAGGCGGACAGCTAGTAAGATCTGCAGGAACAGCTGCAAGACTTATGGCGAAAGAAGGAACGTACTGTCATGTAGAACTACCTTCTGGAGAAGTTAGACTTATCCACAAAGAGTGTATGGCTACTATTGGTGAAGTAGGGAACTCTGAGCATCAATTAGTTAACATCGGTAAAGCTGGTAGAAACAGACACATGGGTAGAAGACCTCATGTAAGAGGATCTGTAATGAATCCGGTTGATCACCCTCACGGTGGTGGAGAAGGAAGAACACCTGTTGGTAGAAAAGGACCAGTTACTCCTTGGGGTAAACCGACACTTGGATACAAAACTAGAGGAAAGAAATCTTCGGATAAATTCATCGTAAGAAGAAGAAACCAAAAGTAA